From Rutidosis leptorrhynchoides isolate AG116_Rl617_1_P2 chromosome 3, CSIRO_AGI_Rlap_v1, whole genome shotgun sequence, a single genomic window includes:
- the LOC139899726 gene encoding uncharacterized protein → MHVVVYWLLCILLFVSAADHTLGLNDDANITVTEGKRDCCNWSGVICELETGHVTELHLSEYQLVGWSSLSCLSLADNSLNGTIPDFTGCESLRELDLSGNQLSGNLPNSIGLVSNLESLDVSSNSLHGVISDLHFINLSSSHFRVPFQLETIKLQSCNPGPSFPLWIKNQRSFEHLDISSAGISDSVPSWFWDQLPLGLKYLKLSSNELRGTLPNSLLLDFDQYPGLDLSNNHFEGSVPLLPSKLASLNLSENKFKGNLSFLCHIEGELTFIDLSNNSFSGSLPDCWSQFPNLVVLDLSYNNLSGKIPLSFEFLNQLEALYLQKNAFVGEVPMSLSNCTTLRFVDLGENKLSGTIPAWVGERLTGLYCLVLRSNMFSVSLPLQICWLYNLHIFDLSMNRLVGNLPRCLGNLTSMSSKRSGDDLTNHSYYSYRQNMTKYPPFLCGLIPYPYPCRSPFYSRFISCHVDTVHQEFIDNALVVWKGTDRSSGTRNLDLLKSIDLLNNNLSGELPFEITRLVELLSLNTSFNKLHGELPKDIGLLKSLDSLDLSRNQFSGKIPLSLSQLHSLGYLDLSYNNLSGKIPTGTQLQGFNSTSYEGNPLLYGPPLTPIYGPTFATTVVEEDDDLHGDDDFRKSYYMGMGSGFAVGFC, encoded by the exons ATGCATGTTGTTGTGTATTGGCTGCTATGCATCCTGTTATTTGTTAGTGCCGCTGATCATACTCTCGGGCTCAATGATGATGCCAACATTACTGTTACCG AAGGAAAGAGGGACTGTTGCAATTGGTCGGGTGTCATTTGCGAGCTGGAGACTGGTCACGTAACCGAACTTCATCTTTCTGAGTATCAGTTGGTAG GATGGTCATCATTGAGTTGCTTGTCACTTGCTGACAATTCTCTCAACGGAACTATTCCTGACTTCACAGGATGCGAGTCCCTACGAGAGTTAGACCTCTCCGGTAATCAGTTGAGTGGTAATTTACCCAATAGTATCGGCCTTGTTTCAAATCTTGAATCTCTTGATGTTTCATCCAACTCCCTTCATGGTGTGATATCCGACCTTCACTTTATAAATCTCTCCAG CTCCCATTTTAGAGTTCCTTTCCAATTAGAGACCATAAAATTGCAATCCTGCAACCCGGGACCTAGTTTCCCATTGTGGATCAAAAATCAAAGAAGTTTCGAACATCTTGATATTTCCAGTGCTGGAATATCTGATAGTGTCCCAAGTTGGTTTTGGGACCAACTACCCCTTGGATTGAAATATCTCAAACTGTCTTCAAATGAATTAAGGGGTACGCTACCAAATTCACTATTATTAGACTTTGACCAGTATCCTGGATTGGATTTGAGTAACAATCATTTTGAAGGTAGCGTGCCACTATTGCCTTCTAAACTCGCCTCGTTAAACCTTTCCGAAAATAAGTTCAAAGGAAACCTCTCTTTCTTGTGTCATATTGAAGGGGAATTAACTTTCATTGATCTCTCTAATAATTCATTTTCAGGGAGCCTTCCCGATTGTTGGTCACAATTCCCAAATCTGGTAGTTCTTGATTTATCATACAACAATTTATCAGGGAAAATTCCTTTGTCTTTTGAGTTCTTGAATCAACTAGAGGCATTGTATTTGCAAAAAAATGCTTTTGTTGGTGAAGTGCCCATGTCCTTGAGCAACTGTACAACTCTTAGGTTTGTGGATCTTGGGGAAAACAAGTTATCTGGCACAATACCTGCGTGGGTAGGGGAAAGACTTACGGGGCTATATTGTCTTGTTTTACGATCAAATATGTTCAGCGTTAGCCTGCCACTCCAAATATGTTGGTTGTACAATCTTCATATCTTTGACCTATCTATGAATCGATTGGTGGGTAATCTTCCTCGTTGCCTTGGTAACTTAACATCTATGTCCAGTAAAAGGTCTGGAGATGATTTGACTAATCATTCTTATTACTCGTATCGTCAAAATATGACCAAGTATCCTCCTTTTCTATGTGGTTTGATTCCATATCCTTATCCTTGTCGTAGTCCTTTTTATTCTCGTTTTATTTCCTGTCATGTTGATACTGTACATCAAGAGTTCATTGACAATGCATTGGTTGTATGGAAAGGAACAGACAGATCATCTGGAACAAGAAATCTCGATCTATTGAAGAGCATTGATCTTTTAAACAATAACTTATCTGGGGAGCTTCCCTTTGAGATCACTCGTCTTGTTGAGTTACTCTCCTTAAATACCTCATTCAACAAACTGCATGGTGAACTCCCAAAAGATATTGGTTTGTTGAAATCCCTTGATTCTCTTGACTTGTCAAGAAATCAGTTTTCTGGAAAGATTCCATTAAGTTTGTCACAGTTGCACAGTTTAGGTTATCTTGACCTCTCATACAATAACTTGTCAGGAAAAATACCAACCGGGACTCAACTCCAAGGCTTTAATTCAACCTCATATGAAGGTAACCCACTACTTTATGGACCTCCACTCACACCAATATATGGGCCTACGTTTGCTACTACTGTTGTTGAGGAGGATGACGACTTACATGGAGATGATGACTTTCGGAAATCATATTACATGGGCATGGGTTCTGGATTTGCAGTTGGATTTTGTTGA